Within Thermus sp. CCB_US3_UF1, the genomic segment GGCCACCACCTTGGCCCCCTCCACCACCGGAGCCCCCACCCGGGTCTCCTCCCCGCCGAGGAGGAGGACGGGGAGCTCCACCTGGCTCCCGGGCTCCGCTTCCAGCTTTTCCACCCGGAGCTTCAGGCCAGGCTCCACCCGGTACTGTTTGCCACCCGTCTTGACGATCGCGAACATGGCCTTCCCCTTCCTAAGGGCCCCGCGGGGCCTACCGGTCTTCTACTATACCCAAGCCCGGGGCTTCCCGCAAGCCAAAGCCCCCCTTTCGGGGGGCTTTCCTGGTGGAGCCGAGGGGATTCGAACCCCTGACCTCCTCAATGCCATTGAGGCGCGCTCCCAACTGCGCCACGGCCCCAGGCAACGCCTATGGTACCCAGGGGGCGGCTTCTTGTCAACGGGGCCACAGACCTATGAGGAGGGCCAAGGCGGCGAAGACCACCCCCAGGATGATGGTGAGGCGGTAAAGCCCGCCCGTAACCCCCCGGGCGGAAAAGAGGTCCGCGGAAGCGCCCATCAGGTCCCCGGCGCCCTGCTTGGGCTCTTGCACCAACACCAGGTACACAAGAAGGCCGGCCACGCCCAGGTAGAGGAGGATGACCAAGGTGTAGAGCAGGTCCATACCCCTCCCACTCTAGCGCCGGGGGCCTTGCGTGTCCACCCTGGGGCAAGATGGGGGCATGGACCTGGCGGAAATCTACGCCGCCCTGAGGCGCATCGCCCCCTACACCCACCGCACCCCCCTCCTCACCTCCCATCTCCTGGACGAGCTTTTGGGAAAACGCCTCCTCCTCAAGGCCGAGCACCTGCAAAAAACCGGGAGCTTCAAGGCCCGGG encodes:
- the secG gene encoding preprotein translocase subunit SecG, which codes for MDLLYTLVILLYLGVAGLLVYLVLVQEPKQGAGDLMGASADLFSARGVTGGLYRLTIILGVVFAALALLIGLWPR
- the rplU gene encoding 50S ribosomal protein L21, with amino-acid sequence MFAIVKTGGKQYRVEPGLKLRVEKLEAEPGSQVELPVLLLGGEETRVGAPVVEGAKVVAEVLGHGRGKKITISRFKAKVQYRRKKGHRQPYTELLIKEIQG